A window from Heteronotia binoei isolate CCM8104 ecotype False Entrance Well chromosome 15, APGP_CSIRO_Hbin_v1, whole genome shotgun sequence encodes these proteins:
- the LOC132583366 gene encoding vomeronasal type-2 receptor 26-like, which yields MTQNYQHILALVFAIKEINENLQLLPNITLGFNIYDSYLDARWTLRAAMQLFSTRNRFVPNYKCDIQDKVIAIIKGLDSKISYLIPDALGIYKIPQLVITPQQYRPRTSTTTMDKAPARRDAILTHHKRRVRLAEAEPANPGSLESGEAETALETQGKIRGRVDYLGSKLKGAEKRWYVSLYEAMSPELDYVQTFLQALLAQYEDPLQETRALAALRDMQQGFRSIREYAAELRTNAAKVQGWSELMKIKHFTRGLNTGILDQALTQARPTPCLLRRDPGAFVWHPRAPAPQPVLIGNQNHHEVQEILDSRLFYGSAPIMLDNTQVPFSYQMVPPEMHQYMGILQLLLHFKWTWIGFFTVTDMHTEWFLQMVYPVFSQYGICLAFMESCSSFIIANNWEKFEKWWLKLYNALMDKATNVLIFYGDNTSMIIFRWLLSHKHIAQNEHIAEKPKDSILGNMNIKNCTGEERLENLHEHNFEMMTGHGYNLYNAVYAVAHALHAMYSSNSKRRATIDGQKIKLKNWQLWELHHYLRQISFNNSAGDNISFDKNRNLVAGFDVINWLTFPNQSFLRVKVGSVDPKPPADQIFTINEDAITWHNWFNQAWPLSVCNDNCYPGFRKKKKEGKPFCCYDCTPCPEGTVSGQNDMCDCFKCPDEYYSDKDHASCILKIITFLSYEEPLGIGLATGTLTFSLITVLVLGTFVKHNNTPIVKANNRNLSYMLLISLLLCFLCTLLYIGQPRNVTCILRHTTIGIIFSIAVSCILAKTIIVILAFMATKPGSRMRKWVGKRTASYIVIVCFFIKVGISAVWMTTSPPFPDADMHSVMEEIILECNEGSMIMLFSGPAYIGFLAIATFIVAFLARKLPDSFNEAKFITFGMLVFCSIWLSFVPIYLSTKGKYTVAVEIFSILASSAGLLGCMFFPKCYIIVLKPKMNSKEWIKRKSH from the exons ATGACTCAGAACTACCAGCACATCCTGGCCTTGGTTTTTGCTATAAAGGAAATAAATGAAAATCTGCAGCTCCTACCTAACATCACACTGGGATTCAATATCTATGACAGTTATTTGGATGCAAGGTGGACTTTGCGTGCTGCAATGCAACTTTTTTCCACAAGGAACAGATTTGTCCCCAACTACAAGTGTGACATCCAAGACAAAGTCATTGCTATCATTAAGGGACTTGACTCAAAAATCTCCTACCTTATACCAGATGCTTTGGGCATCTACAAGATTCCACAG CTCGTGATCACCCCCCAGCAGTATCGGCCACGGACTTCAACCACTACCATGGACAAGGCTCCTGCTCGGAGGGATGCGATCCTGACCCACCATAAGAGAAGGGTGCGGTTGGCTGAGGCGGAACCCGCCAACCCGGGTTCCCTGGAGTCAGGCGAAGCAGAGACTGCCCTCGAGACCCAAGGGAAAATCCGAGg CAGagtcgactacctggggtcgaagttGAAAGGGGCTGAgaagaggtggtacgtgagcctgtatgagGCCATGAGCCCGGAGCTGGACTATGTGCAGACTTTCCTCCAGGCTCTACTGgcccaatacgaggaccccctccaggagacacGGGCTCTGGCCGCCCTGAGGGACATGCAACAGGGCTTCCGATCCATTCGGGAGTACGCGGCGGAGTTGCGGACCAATGCAGCCAAGGTACAgggatggagtgagctgatgaagatcaaaCACTTCACCCGAGGGCTGAACACTGGCATCCTGGATCAGGCCCTTACCCAAGCCAGACccacaccctg cttactacGTCGAGACCCCGGGGCTTTCGTCTGGCACCCTCGAGCACCAGCCCCCCAGCCCGTCTTGATTGGGAACCAGAACCACCAcgaagtccaagaaatcctggactctaga CTCTTCTATGGGTCTGCTCCAATTATGCTTGATAACACTCAAGTGCCTTTCTCCTACCAGATGGTCCCACCTGAAATGCATCAATACATGGGGATTCTCCAGTTACTTCTCCATTTCAAGTGGACATGGATTGGATTCTTTACAGTGACTGATATGCATACAGAATGGTTTTTGCAAATGGTGTATCCGGTATTTTCCCAATATGGCATCTGTTTAGCTTTCATGGAATCCTGTTCCAGTTTCATTATTGCCAACAACTGGGAAAAATTTGAGAAATGGTGGCTGAAGCTGTATAATGCACTCATGGACAAAGCAACCAATGTGCTCATCTTCTATGGAGACAATACCTCCATGATAATTTTCAGATGGTTGCTAAGTCATAAACACATAGCACAAAATGAACACATAGCAGAAAAGCCCAAAG ATTCCATTCTGGGTAATATGAATATAAAGAACTGCACTGGAGAGGAGAGATTAGAGAACCTTCATGAGCATAATTTTGAAATGATGACTGGCCATGGCTACAACCTCTACAATGCTGTCTATGCTGTAGCCCATGCTTTACATGCCATGTATTCATCCAACTCCAAAAGAAGAGCAACAATAGATGGACAGAAGATAAAGCTTAAAAACTGGCAGTTGTGGGAG CTCCACCATTATTTGAGACAAATCTCATTTAACAACAGTGCTGGGGACAACATTTCTTTTGACAAAAACAGGAACTTAGTAGCAGGATTTGATGTTATCAATTGGCTCACATTCCCAAACCAGTCCTTTCTTAGAGTAAAAGTTGGAAGTGTGGATCCCAAGCCTCCTGCAGATCAAATATTCACCATTAATGAGGATGCCATTACATGGCATAACTGGTTTAACCAG GCATGGCCCCTTTCTGTATGCAATGACAACTGCTATCCAGGTtttaggaagaaaaagaaagaagggaagccATTCTGCTGCTATGATTGCACTCCATGTCCTGAAGGGACAGTATCTGGCCAAAATG ACATGTGTGACTGCTTTAAATGCCCAGATGAGTACTATTCAGATAAGGACCACGCTTCATGCATCCTCAAAATTATAACCTTTTTATCCTATGAagaacctttgggtattggtctAGCCACTGGAACTTTAACATTTTCTTTGATCACGGTTCTTGTACTAGGAACATTTGTGAAACACAACAACACTCCCATTGTGAAAGCCAATAACAGAAACCTCAGCTATATGCTTCTCATCTCCCTCCTGCTGTGCTTCCTTTGTACATTATTATACATTGGCCAGCCTAGAAATGTGACATGTATCCTTCGCCATACTACCATTGGCATCATCTTCTCAATAGCTGTTTCTTGTATCTTGGCCAAAACTATCATTGTCATTCTTGCGTTCATGGCTACCAAGCCAGGATCTAGAATGAGGaaatgggtggggaaaagaaCAGCTAGTTACATAGTTATTGTCTGTTTCTTTATCAAAGTTGGCATTAGCGCAGTGTGGATGACAACTTCCCCTCCATTCCCAGATGCTGACATGCATTCAGTGATGGAAGAAATTATACTTGAATGTAATGAAGGGTCCATGATTATGCTGTTCTCTGGCCCAGCCTACATCGGTTTCCTGGCCATCGCCACCTTCATTGTAGCTTTCCTAGCCAGGAAGCTACCAGACAGTTTTAATGAAGCCAAATTCATCACTTTCGGCATGTTGGTCTTTTGCAGTATTTGGTTATCCTTTGTTCCAATCTACTTGAGCACTAAAGGGAAATACACAGTGGCTGTGGAGATTTTTTCTATCTTAGCCTCTAGTGCTGGATTGTTGGGATGCATGTTTTTCCCCAAGTGTTACATCATTGTACTAAAGCCTAAAATGAACAGCAAGGAATGGATCAAAAGGAAAAGTCATTGA